A single Bacteroidota bacterium DNA region contains:
- a CDS encoding aminopeptidase P family protein, with amino-acid sequence MAKQLLIEAEEKATYLFDKIQELGIIIEGKTEYQLNKEVFNLAFELFNIKKYWHKRIVRSGKNTLFPYKENPPDLVLQRDDIVFFDFGPVFENWEADIGRTYVLGNDQNKLKLKKDVELAWYEGKDYFEKNKQNLSGADFFNYTKKLAEKFGWQFGNIHCGHLIGNFPHEKLCGEEIVNYIHPDNNKLMSDKDKNGNERFWIYEIHFIDKELEIGGFYEQLLS; translated from the coding sequence ATGGCCAAACAACTACTTATTGAAGCGGAGGAAAAAGCAACTTATTTATTTGATAAAATTCAAGAGCTTGGAATTATTATTGAGGGTAAAACAGAATACCAGTTAAATAAGGAAGTTTTTAATTTAGCATTTGAACTCTTTAATATTAAGAAATACTGGCATAAAAGGATCGTTCGTTCTGGAAAAAACACTTTGTTTCCCTACAAAGAAAATCCACCTGATTTGGTTTTACAGAGGGATGATATTGTTTTTTTTGATTTTGGCCCTGTTTTCGAAAATTGGGAAGCGGATATTGGAAGAACTTATGTATTAGGCAATGACCAAAATAAACTGAAATTAAAAAAGGATGTAGAACTTGCCTGGTACGAAGGCAAGGATTATTTTGAAAAAAACAAACAAAATTTATCAGGAGCAGATTTTTTCAACTATACGAAAAAACTTGCTGAAAAATTTGGGTGGCAATTCGGAAATATACACTGTGGTCATTTAATTGGAAATTTTCCTCATGAAAAATTATGTGGGGAAGAAATTGTTAATTATATCCATCCTGATAATAATAAACTAATGAGTGATAAGGATAAAAATGGGAATGAAAGGTTTTGGATTTATGAAATTCATTTTATTGATAAAGAATTAGAAATAGGAGGCTTTTACGAACAGCTTTTATCTTAA